The following proteins are encoded in a genomic region of Cryptomeria japonica chromosome 11, Sugi_1.0, whole genome shotgun sequence:
- the LOC131860261 gene encoding replication protein A 70 kDa DNA-binding subunit C-like, protein MASASQSAEPTQQVSAETTDMDPEIQLTPHAIVSINAGDDVPSPILQLLSFEKLIDNKDDNAWYRLVLSDGTHMQLSILPPKYSELLLSDTLKIGYVLSLIAYACRTVWNLRFIIIFKLVVKFTNSPLLGKPRYFLKEKEQEMFARDPALAARCSLKFGIHVPPAQQETFHNISLIKALIPFQNKWAIKGRVINKRKMHQYNTPKSSGQVFNFDMIDAEGTEIRIMCFGDIAKMHYHSVEPEAYYYLSKGSIKEANTKWNKVNSHLEITLDQKSILKRCDPPVDGEGNASQFTPINELTNCSNNTLVDVIGVVIDVKDLAVISRKDGTKVKKMVVKINDMSTFIVDVNLWGVAWEQLGEDLKNMHVAQTIVVLQVTNARVGYFNEKIILQDHTGSLWGTAFDEVGTNLLGMSAKELYMLQYDLAANRTPQSIIKNVLLSTFVFTLSVTTENYNS, encoded by the exons ATGGCTTCCGCCTCCCAGTCAGCTGAGCCCACACAACAGGTTTCTGCAGAAACTACG GATATGGACCCAGAAATACAACTAACCCCACATGCAATCGTCTCCATTAATGCCGGCGATGACGTCCCATCTCCAATACTTCAGCTTTTGTCTTTTGAAAAATTGATAGACAATAAGGATGACAATGCTTGGTATAGGCTCGTTTTATCTGATGGTACACACATGCAATTGTCAATCCTGCCACCAAAGTATAGTGAACTACTGCTTTCAGACACATTAAAGATAGGTTATGTGCTATCATTGATAGCTTATGCTTGTAGAACTGTTTGGAACTTGAG GTTTATAATAATATTCAAGCTTGTTGTCAAATTTACAAATTCACCATTGCTCGGAAAACCTAGATACTTTCttaaagagaaagaacaagaaatgttCGCTCGCGATCCAGCTCTCGCAGCTAGATGTTCCCTTAAGTTTGGGATACATGTCCCACCTGCACAGCAAGAAACCTTTCATAATATCAGCCTGATAAAAGCTTTGATTCCCTTCCAAAATAAATGGGCAATAAAAGGTCGTGTAATAAACAAGAGGAAAATGCATCAGTATAATACACCAAAATCCTCTGGGCAAGTGTTTAACTTTGACATGATAGATGCTGAAGGTACTGAAATTAGAATAATGTGTTTTGGTGATATAGCTAAGATGCATTATCATAGTGTTGAACCAGAAGCATATTATTATCTGTCGAAAGGTTCCATTAAGGAAGCCAACACAAAATGGAATAAAGTTAACAGTCATCTTGAGATTACTTTGGACCAAAAATCAATATTAAAGCGTTGTGATCCGCCTGTTGATGGTGAAGGCAATGCTTCTCAATTCACACCAATCAATGAACTTACAAACTGCAGCAACAACACTTTAGTCGATGtcattggtgttgtcattgatgttaaagacCTTGCCGTAATATCTAGAAAAGATGGAACCAAAGTGAAAAAAATGGTTGTTAAAATAAATGATATGTCGACTTTTATTGTTGATGTTAATTTATGGGGGGTGGCTTGGGAACAATTAGGTGAAGATCTCAAGAATATGCATGTAGCTCAAACAATTGTCGTCCTTCAGGTCACTAATGCTCGTGTTGGCTATTTCAATGAAAAG ATCATTCTTCAAGACCATACAGGCTCTCTTTGGGGTACTGCCTTTGATGAAGTTGGCACAAATTTGCTAGGCATGTCAGCCAAAGAACTTTACATGTTGCAGTACGATTTGGCCGCAAACAGAACTCCTCAATCTATTATCAAGAATGTCCTCTTATCCACCTTTGTTTTCACTCTCTCTGTTACGACAGAGAACTACAACTCATAG